The DNA segment TGGGGATCATCATTCCTTCCTAATGGTTGAAAACCCTCCGCAATAATCCACCGTTTGGGAGTACTTTGCCCTGTTTTTCCAATGATATCTCGCAGGCGTGGCAATAGTGAAAGCCGCTCCAGTAACCTCCAGTCACGTGGTGTTGCCCAATATCTCTTTTTCCAAATCTGAGGTGCATCATCACTTTCAAGATCAATTAAAACATCGCGAAGCTTGATACGCGAACGGTCTTCAGGTAAAATGCTCACGATCTCAGCCTGTCTTACTGACCAATCTGTTTTTGGTGCCCAGTAATCAATAAAATGTGATCCACTTTCAGGTTTCTCACTGCGATACCGAATCATTAGTGCAGGCGCCAGCGATTCCTCAAATAAGAAAAACCGTTGATCTGCCATATTAACGACACGATCTATCGTGTGTGCTCTCAACAGAGATTTTTGAAAGCGCACTGCAGTATCATTATGGTTAAACAAGATCCCGTGTGGTAGAATGAAGCAAACCTTACCGCCATCTTCAAGATGCTCCGGTGCTTTCCAGATAAACGGGACTGACATTTCTCGGTTAGGGTGCAGTAGCTTGCGTTCTTTACACCAACGTTCACTATCAATGGGACCTTTTCTGTTTTTCACCGGACCCCATGGAGGATTGCCAATTATATAGTTAACTTTCTTTGATAGTTGAGCAGCATCTGAGAAAAAATCAGCACAACGTATTACCTGGTATTTAGTATTGTTGTTGCTGTCAGGTGAAGCTACCAAATGTGGAAGGCGCTCCCATTTTCCAAGCAATCGTTGAATGTCAGGTGGAGAAAGCTGGTCCAGGAAAGCAAGATATAGGCTGAATGCAGTGATTTTGCATGCACTGGGGTTACTATCGACACCAAAAATATTGGTTCCAAGAATATTTATAAGCCCTTTAGCACGTTTATCATAGCGGGCGTCGGGATTATTCAGATTCCATTCCTGTGCGAGGCGGTTGAATAATCCGACAAGAAAAATCCCGGACCCACAAGCCGGATCCAGAAAACGCTTATCGAGCAGTGTCGTCTCACCCTCCAGTGCCATATCAATTACAAACTCAGCAAGAAATCTGGGAGTGTAGAAAGCTCCTGCTTCCTTTTTCTTTTCGACACCGGCAGCCTTTAAAAAGTGTTCGTAAATAGCACTGATAGTTTCAATGGGAATGAAGCTGAAATCATAGGGCCAAAGGGACTGTTGCCCGGTTCTGATTTCGGCTCCACTGAAAAACTGTTGTAGAATTTCTAAGTGGCTGCTGGTTATATGCCTGCTTTCAGATTCAAGATCGACGGTAAAAAGATCACCATTAAAATCAGTTCCCAGTTTTTCAAACAGTTTATAAAGTTCAGTTTTGGCAACAATTGGTGACTTCCTGGAAAGTATATCTGTCAAATGCTGCGCATCATCTATCCCCAACTCTTTTAAATAGGATTTCCCGATGATTCCACGGTCAAATAAATAACAGGTAAAAACCATTCTGCAAAGAAGCGCATCAAGAGCTTCTTTTTTAATCGGCGCTGCCTGAATTTCATCGAGTTGCCTCCGGGCAGCACTAAGATTATCAAGTAGCTTACGGTCAACACGTGTAGCAGGGTTGAATGAAGGTTTGTGTTGATGAAAGTACTCGCCAGTTTCAACAGAAAGCAGAAATGGCTTAAGCTGGTCTTCAACTCTTTGGAGAATTTCGACAAGACCAGGTGAGTGTTCTTCTTTTGATGTGGAATCTTTGGGTGGTGTGAGCCCCGAATAGATGTGCACCTCATCTGGTGCAATTATAACCAGGACCGGCGCAATCCCCTGATTCCAAAATGACCGGTGCAGGCTATATATTTCGGCGGGTTCTAAACTGCTGACCTGGCGGAAATAGATAACAGGGTTGCGCTCACTGCATAAAACACCATCTATATGAAGTTCCTTGAAAGCGCGACGAAGAGCATGCGAATGCGGAACTTTGGTGGATTCTCTGTCGAGTTGTTCAATAGTCGTGTAAAAGTGGGGTGTAGTTTGGCTATCAAGGCCAAATTCCTTTTTCCAGTCTTTATGAGTAGTTGTCACTTTTTAACCTATATATGCCTGAAAAGGCAGTTGCTTACACGTTTTCTGGGTTAGTTCATCTATGCTCATTTATGTATGAAATATAGAAAATAGATGGTTTAATCGAATCCTTCCCAAGTGTGAGATATTACAGCTTTACCAATATAGTAACAGAAATAGTTCAGAGATGCAGTAGTGCTGCAATCCATACCATAGGAATAGAGTAATCGATACAGACTTTAATAATAGATCGACCACTTTGGAGTTTATAATATACATTGGAAAGGATAAAGGCGGAAGGATGAAGGCTTAAATGGGAAAAGTTTTTAACGGATCTTTCCCGATCCTGCCCTCTGTTTAGTGCAGAAGATTCGTATAAAAACAAAACAAATACCAGCCCCTGTAACAGATGCTTGATTGTCATTTCAACGACTTTAACAAATAAAAGAGCATTTGCCCCCTCAGATTTATCTTATCCCTATGGACGATTTGTACCTCTCAAACCCCCACGACAGGTTTTTCAAAGAATCTTTCTCCCGCAAAGAGATTGCATGCTCTTTTATTAAGGAGTACCTGCCTGCAATCTTAAGCAGCACAATCGATTTTCCGAGGGAGGTACGACCGAGCCGCAAGGACGCCCCCTGGAAGTACCTGACGAGGTAGAACCGGTGCCGTCTTCGGCAGGCGCCCAGAGTATTATTATCTATTCACCGCAAGGTACTCAAAGGTAAAAAATCGCGACTGTGCTTACGTCGACAAATGAAACCTTGTTATCTAAAGTGAAAATAGGAAGGAAGAGCTGACCGGTCCAATAACTTGTGATCGCCTGCGGAACCTGTCAATAAAAATGAGACAAATCTACCTTAAATAAAATCTACCATTTCCACCTGCTGTGTTTTTACTTCAGGTTTGTTGATCCAAACTTCATTTGGAACCGGTTTTGGTTCAGAAACACCCTTTACAAAGCGCTCTGGGTGTTTTAAATAAGCATCCATTAGAACGATTGATCTTTTAAGGTGTATCTTTTCATGCTCATTGTAATGAACGGAAACTGGAGTATGCATAGATATTCCAGAATGCCTGTGGTGGTTATTATACTATTCAAAATGCCCTAGCCTGAATTATGCATAAAAAAAGGCAGCATTGGATTTAAGTTGTTGTTATATTATAAGTTAGACACAAATTAATATCAACCAACATTTCCAATAACTGCCATGAATAAATATACACAATCAGAACTTGTTTTTGAAAGCCTTAAAGGTTAAAAATTGACTGCGGATTTTGAAGGAGGTTATATCACCAGTGATGCAGGTTTACTTCTTTTACGATCTCTCTCGAAAAGAACCGGGTTAATAGATAATGCCGCTGGATCGATAAGAGACCGACGCCATTCATCATACATCGACCACACCATTAAAACCCTTCTTACTCAGCGAATAATGCAGATCGCTTTGGGGTATTACCATTCACTTGATTGTAACAGAATGCGTGATGATGTCACGTTAAAAATTGCTTGTGACAAATCAAACGAGACGCCTTTAAGCAGCCAGTCAACAATGAGCAGATTGGAAAACAGAGAGCGGCCACTTCACTGGTTATAATATACTTATGAGAGAAAGGTAAGTAAAGGATGAAGGCTTTAACCGAAATAATGATTTTTCACTTGTCTCCCCCCACTTTCACGACACGAGAACTTTTATATCTTTTTTAAGGTCTCGTATTGGTACAAAACTATAATAAATGTCTCCGACAAGTGAGTAACGAGCCAGCCTGTCCCAGCGCTTGTGTCGCCCGCTCTCACGCAAGGACAATCGATTTGAGTTTATAGGCCCCAAAAACCGCAAAACAAAATTGTCAACCCAGCCCAAAACCCACCAAAATGACAGTTTAGAGGTGATTTTCCTTGAAACATCCCCATATTTCGTTGGAACAAGATCAAAAAAGCTCGAAACAGGCCTAAAACAGCATGGAACAGGTATATCTCTTAGTGAAACAATACTCCAAGTTTTTGGAACATGGCCAAAAATCATCAAAAAAGGCCAGTTTTTGCTTGGAACAAAGGAAAAACGAATAAAATATTATGATGTTCCAACGAATTATTGATATGTTCCAAAGGTTTTTGCCCGTGTTCCTACTTTTTTTTCTGTGTTTCAATGGTTCTGGCCGGTTTTCCGACGATTTCAGCAAATTTTCCAACAGTTTGAGACAGTGTCCCAACAGATTCTGTTTGTGTTCCAGCGGAAATCATCCCAATCACAAGAATCACCAGAACCACAGTTCAGACATTTCCCCTGAACATAAGTTTCAGGCTTTTAGGTTAGATTATCACGGTTTAGGTAAGTAATTAACGAAACAGCAGATGAGTTTGCAGATGAGAAACATTTAGCTTTGCGGGTTATACATAATGACTGGCAGCACAAGATAAATTTCTTTTCTGTTATAATAGCTAAACCAGAAATGACCAGTATTCAAGTATTTACAACTGGTCCCTATTCTGTTTAGCAAGCTTGTATCTTAAACTCTGCACCTGCCTGGCAGAGCTTGTGTAAAAAGCGTAGTAGTATTGAAGGTCTTTTCTGAAAGCCGCATAAGCAAATTTTTTGATATCCTTTTGAGCTTTCATACAGATAGTAACGAGCCTTTTCTTGCGTTCTGAGGCAATAGCTTGTGGAACTTTTTTAATCTCCGCTTCACCTTTAAGCTGTAGCAGGTCAAGTGCGCACCGGGTGGCCCCGGTAAGATAAGCCGAATCGACGGTTACACCCTGTGGTCTGATCTGTGAAGCTATTTCAGGATACTCCCGTATCAGTGCAACCAGATCAAGTATACTGGTCAAACACTTTTCCTGCCTTATACCAGTTGCAGCCCGTTTGTAATATCTTGAGACCCGCTTGTCTTTGATATTTTTTACTATATAGGCCCCAACCTCTTTAAGGATTACCCTGCATCTTTGCGCCTCAACTATCAGCCGGTCAAATTCAATTTTTTCAGGAGTTTGGGAGGTGGCACACATTGAATCTCCCAGTGATAGGATCAGATTTTCAAAAAGAGCATCGTACCGTGGCATTTTTGACCAATCAAACCCAGCGTTCACAAGTGAGGATCTATCCCTGTATGCCTGCGCAAGAACAGCCGAGTACTCGTCAACAAATTGGTTTATCGCCATTGATGGACGGCGCAGTTCACTTTCCTTCAAAGCAGCAATCTCTCTTTCGATATCATCCTGCAAAAAAGGTGCAACTGGTTTCACTCTCTTTTTGGATGGATTTTTTCGATTAGGACCAGAGCCTTTGTTTTTACCGGTATCGGTTTTCGTTTTCATGGGTTTATCCTTATGCACTGAATACTACGGTGTCTTAAAATTGTGTCGTATCGATAAACGCAGAGGACGCTGAAATAAGAGAAGGGCGAACTCTGCGTTTTAAATCCCCCGCTTTTTTGTCAAAAGGGATAAACCAGCCTTAACCGGTCTATCCCTGCAACCTGTAATTTACAATAGTCTAACCTCAGACAGATTCCAACTCCTGCTCTATAACAGCTTCATCCATTTGTGGCTCATCTCCTGAAGCCGGGCGCCTTCTTCTGGTCACGTAATTACTGTTATAATATGCGAGGTCGTTATAAAAGGCGGCTCTTGCATATCTTCTGATATAATTCAAAGCCTGAACACAGAGAGTGATGATACGATTTTGATTATCAACGGCATCATTGGTTGGCACACCATCTTTCACAACAACTCCCCGCATACGCAGAAGATTTATAGCACGCCTTTTGACCTCCTGGAGATACTCAGGAGAAACTATTTTGCCTCCAGGTCGAATCTCTGAAGCCAGTTGCGGATAGCGGGCGATAATTTTTGTAAAAGCGATATTATCGACCATAGTATCAATCATTCCATTTCCACTCTGGATCTTGCGGTAAATTCTTTGGACTTCCCTGTCATCTGTTTCCTGCGCTATATGATCGAGCACCAGTCTCAGAACCTTTCTGTCATCTTCCGCAATCGCAAGGTCGCTGTAATAAGTTGCTCTTTCCTCCGGAGACTCAGGAATTGAGACAACACGTTCTCCATGGGCAATAAGAAGCATTTCGAAATATGCCTCAAACTCCTCCATCCTGTCCCAGTTAAAACCAGCAGCAACAAGAGCATCCTTGTCTTTATTTACCTGTGCAATCATCGAACTCTTCTCGCCGAAAAAATCCTGTATAGATGATGGGATACGGATGTAATCAGCCTCTGTAAGCGCCGCGATCTTCTGTTCAACAATACTTCTCATTTCTGGTGAAATACCCATGATTACTACCCTCCTTTAAAGTGTGATTATAAATGGGATGTTTGTTATTAAAGATGGCCCCCTGTAGTAAGAAACCAGTCTTTTCAGTTTTTTTAGTACCGAAAGGTGAACATTTTCTGTTCTGTGTAAACAAGTAAAACAGTAGGTGTGTGTTTTGTTTAACGCCTGAAAATTCAGATTTTGAAATTTACTGAAAACTACCGTGAGGACATTAAGAGAGTTTACTTCGTATTTACGAGAGGTGATTCTGAAAAACCGGAAATGATGATCAGATTTGTTAAACATTATTTGAAAATAATTTTGGTTTCATGATTGTCAATATGGAATGGGTTTTTTTTGAGCAGCGTTGGGGATGCACTGAAATGGGGAAAATTTAAATCTGATTAAAAGTAAGCCTGTGTGGCGTTTTTGAGGTGGTGAAAATTGAAAGTGAGTGATAATCAAAGGGTTACTCTTCTGTCACCGCTCCTTCCCGACCCTGCACATAAACTCTCATACTCTCATTTAGGAATAGAACCGCCTGGAGTCAACCAGAGTATACTATAAAATAAATCTGCCTCAATTCCGCTCACCCTGAGCGTTCCGATTTCCGAATCGGAATTGTCGAAGGGTTCCTGCATCGGGATTATTCTGGTATGGTAATGAGTACTACCAGAAAAATTA comes from the Chitinispirillum alkaliphilum genome and includes:
- a CDS encoding putative type I restriction-modification system, M subunit, yielding MTTTHKDWKKEFGLDSQTTPHFYTTIEQLDRESTKVPHSHALRRAFKELHIDGVLCSERNPVIYFRQVSSLEPAEIYSLHRSFWNQGIAPVLVIIAPDEVHIYSGLTPPKDSTSKEEHSPGLVEILQRVEDQLKPFLLSVETGEYFHQHKPSFNPATRVDRKLLDNLSAARRQLDEIQAAPIKKEALDALLCRMVFTCYLFDRGIIGKSYLKELGIDDAQHLTDILSRKSPIVAKTELYKLFEKLGTDFNGDLFTVDLESESRHITSSHLEILQQFFSGAEIRTGQQSLWPYDFSFIPIETISAIYEHFLKAAGVEKKKEAGAFYTPRFLAEFVIDMALEGETTLLDKRFLDPACGSGIFLVGLFNRLAQEWNLNNPDARYDKRAKGLINILGTNIFGVDSNPSACKITAFSLYLAFLDQLSPPDIQRLLGKWERLPHLVASPDSNNNTKYQVIRCADFFSDAAQLSKKVNYIIGNPPWGPVKNRKGPIDSERWCKERKLLHPNREMSVPFIWKAPEHLEDGGKVCFILPHGILFNHNDTAVRFQKSLLRAHTIDRVVNMADQRFFLFEESLAPALMIRYRSEKPESGSHFIDYWAPKTDWSVRQAEIVSILPEDRSRIKLRDVLIDLESDDAPQIWKKRYWATPRDWRLLERLSLLPRLRDIIGKTGQSTPKRWIIAEGFQPLGRNDDPQKSKRIDLPSRLFVEAKSKYLDLILPGSACKLLETNRVSVRQRSNRNVSIFKAPHVLVTKGFSRIAFADFDVSFRHALRGIHGPESDRNLLIFLAAYLRSDIAKFFLFHTSSNWGIYRPEVHVEELLRIPFPLPDVMSDPTLCRAIVDEIAANVTKASKEASGLFSDRQDIVNRTQQDANKLIEEYFDIDDYERMLIADTITITIPSVQPTRSKTDIPSIKQSTSQMRKTYTDLLCNRLNSWSRSEYLVHGKVIADLKTGLGLVILQKTKRGDLPTSLPSDDKNLIPLLYKLRSIAAKQHGTFELVRGLKLFHKNLLYITKPLGQRFWCNTAALNDADEIAASILTRSPGQISR
- a CDS encoding Transposase, which translates into the protein MTADFEGGYITSDAGLLLLRSLSKRTGLIDNAAGSIRDRRHSSYIDHTIKTLLTQRIMQIALGYYHSLDCNRMRDDVTLKIACDKSNETPLSSQSTMSRLENRERPLHWL